Proteins from one Hemicordylus capensis ecotype Gifberg chromosome 7, rHemCap1.1.pri, whole genome shotgun sequence genomic window:
- the LOC128333171 gene encoding uncharacterized protein LOC128333171: protein MLLVAWLVHPSQNIRYLSERGLLHIYGKLKAAKKPQDFSAGILGGLRTSSLEATLGVLAFMERLRHCPSEHQATVNAVLAALCRPLFHHEEAKIRRAAMRTHLDLLQHHHHHHEGTEENITTLIAVLMHVEDEDLEVAQAAKDNLSLLAEALLWHLEGKLLARDSYSLQELLHKIAKRLIRQLGTEDAVEMEATKILGFFRSEQPSVRRTAALLIGHLVYKKGSILTEGNIETFHAALESLLGDHDPEVGRVACKTEKIVKKAFSLHSRHGLRAAVRRLWAGCKKKRHPPEYGDLST, encoded by the exons atgctcctggtagcgtggctagtccaccccagccagaacatccgctacctgagcgaaaggggtcttctccacatttatggaaagttaaaggcg gcgaagaaaccccaggattttagtgccgggatcctgggagggctcaggacctccagtctggaagccactttgggggtcctggccttcatggagcggctgaggcactgtccatcagaacaccaggccacggtgaatgctgtcctggctgccctgtgccgccctctcttccaccac gaggaggctaagatccgaagggcagccatgaggacccacctggatctcctgcagcaccaccaccaccatcatgagggtacagaggagaacatcacgaccctcatcgcggtgctgatgcatgtggaggatgaggacctggaggtagcacag gctgcgaaggacaatctgagcctcctggcggaagccctcctatggcacctggagggcaagctgctggcgcgggattcttacagcctgcaggagctgctccacaagatcgccaagcgtctg attcggcagctcggcacagaggacgccgtggagatggaggccaccaagatcctgggcttcttccgcagcgagcagccttcagtgaggagaacggctgccctgctgatcg gtcacctggtctacaaaaagggcagcatcctcactgaagggaacatagagaccttccatgctg cgctggagagcttgcttggcgaccatgaccccgaggtcgggagagttgcctgcaagacagagaagatcgtgaagaaggccttttccctccactcccggcacgggctgcgggctgccgttcggcgcttgtgggcgggctgtaagaagaagagacacccgccagagtacggtgatctctccacctga